The Crocosphaera sp. UHCC 0190 DNA segment CAAAGGCCACTAAATAAGCCAAATTGACAAGATATTCCCCATCAATAGTAACCGGATAAAGCCCTCCTAACCCATTGAGTAAAACTTCTCCTTGTCCCGTAATACTTAACCCACATTCCGCACATCTTTCGTCCCAAAAAAGATTATGGCTTGGAACCCCGCTAGAACTCAGTGGGCAAACAAATGAACTTATGACGGGGTTGCAAGACATAATCTCAACCTGACTTGATTAAAGC contains these protein-coding regions:
- a CDS encoding AIM24 family protein, coding for MSCNPVISSFVCPLSSSGVPSHNLFWDERCAECGLSITGQGEVLLNGLGGLYPVTIDGEYLVNLAYLVAFENSLKYEITQLSKKAIGSWFKKQPLFMKFTGQGKLYCQTHHAKTWGHLIASRLKSKL